A single window of Bos javanicus breed banteng chromosome 19, ARS-OSU_banteng_1.0, whole genome shotgun sequence DNA harbors:
- the DLX4 gene encoding homeobox protein DLX-4: MTSLPCPLPGPDASKAVFPDIAPVPSVVAAYQLGLSPATAAAPDLPYSGPYGHLLPYPYTGPAIPGDSYLPCQLSTAPSQPAHQERETDSEKPPLSPEPPERRPQASTKKLRKPRTIYSSLQLQHLNQRFQHTQYLALPERAQLAAQLGLTQTQVKIWFQNKRSKYKKLLKQNSGGQEGDFPGRSPSLSPCSPPLPALWDLPKAGALPTGGYGNSFGAWYQHHSPDVLAPPQMM; encoded by the exons ATGACCTCTTTGCCCTGTCCCCTCCCTGGCCCGGACGCCTCCAAAGCCGTCTTCCCGGACATCGCCCCCGTGCCATCGGTAGTGGCTGCCTACCAGCTTGGCCTGTCCCCCGCAACCGCAGCCGCCCCCGATTTGCCCTATTCTGGGCCGTATGGCCACCTTCTGCCCTATCCCTACACCGGGCCGGCCATCCCCGGAGACTCCTACCTGCCCTGCCAGCTATCCACGGCGCCGTCTCAGCCGGCTCATCAAGAGCGGGAGACAG ACTCGGAGAAGCCGCCGCTGTCCCCGGAGCCCCCGGAGCGGCGCCCACAGGCCTCGACCAAGAAGCTCCGGAAGCCGAGGACCATCTACTCGAGTCTGCAGCTGCAGCACCTGAACCAGCGTTTCCAGCACACGCAGTACCTGGCGCTGCCCGAGAGGGCCCAGCTGGCCGCGCAGCTCGGCCTCACCCAGACGCAG GTAAAGATCTGGTTTCAGAACAAACGCTCCAAGTATAAGAAGCTCCTGAAGCAGAACTCTGGGGGAcaggaaggggacttccctgggaggtCCCCCTCCCTGTCTCCCTGTTCTCCACCTCTTCCAGCCCTCTGGGATCTACCCAAGGCAGGGGCCCTGCCCACTGGTGGCTATGGCAACAGCTTTGGAGCTTGGTATCAGCATCACTCCCCAGATGTCCTAGCTCCACCTCAGATGATGTGA